One Setaria italica strain Yugu1 chromosome I, Setaria_italica_v2.0, whole genome shotgun sequence DNA window includes the following coding sequences:
- the LOC101769647 gene encoding NADP-dependent D-sorbitol-6-phosphate dehydrogenase has protein sequence MAAKDVAPAVTLSNGHHGGGMPAAATKLSNGHSRKAVPAVTLSSGHRMPAVGLGVWRMEKTAVRGIIHAAIRKGYRHFDCAAKYQNEAEVGDALEEAFKTGLVKREDLFITTKLWNSDHGHVIEACKDSLKKLKLDYLDLYLVHFPVATRHTEVGSLASVIGEDGVPDIDTTVSLEATWHAMEDLVNMGLVRSIGISNYGVFLTRDCLAYAKIKPAVNQIEMHPYFQRDSLVKFCQKHGICVTAHTPLGGSTANAELFGSLSCLDDPVIKELAEKYGKTPAQLVLRWGLQKNTVVIPKTSKVERLQENLEVFDFDISDEDMEKMKAIDKNHRTNQPAKFWGIDVYS, from the exons ATGGCGGCGAAGGACGTGGCGCCGGCGGTGACGCTGAGCAACGGGCATCACGGCGGcgggatgccggcggcggcgacgaagctGAGCAACGGGCACAGCAGGAAGGCGGTGCCGGCGGTGACGCTGAGCAGCGGGCACCGGATGCCGGCGGTGGGGCTGGGCGTGTGGCGGATGGAGAAGACGGCCGTGCGCGGCATCATCCACGCCGCCATCCGCAAGGGGTACCGGCATTTTGACTGCGCCG CAAAATACCAAAATGAAGCTGAAGTTGGTGATGCACTTGAAGAGGCATTCAAAACTGGGCTTGTCAAGAGGGAGGACCTTTTCATCACCACCAAG CTGTGGAACTCGGATCATGGGCATGTGATTGAAGCCTGTAAGGATAGCTTGAAGAAGTTGAAGTTAGATTATCTGGATCTCTATCTTGTTCACTTCCCAGTGGCTACTAGGCACACTG AAGTAGGCTCACTTGCTAGCGTTATTGGTGAGGATGGTGTGCCAGACATTGACACCACTGTCTCACTGGAAGCAACATGGCATGCAATGGAAGATCTTGTTAATATGGGACTGGTTCGCAGCATCGGAATTAG CAACTACGGTGTATTCCTCACCAGAGACTGCTTGGCCTACGCCAAGATAAAGCCTGCTGTAAACCAAATTGAGATGCACCCTTACTTCCAGCGTGATTCTCTTGTCAAATTCTGCCAGAAGCATGGCATCTGCGTCACCGCTCACACCCCCTTGGGTGGCTCCACTGCCAACGCCGAGCTGTTCGGCTCGCTCTCATGCCTCGACGACCCTGTCATCAAG GAGTTGGCTGAGAAGTACGGCAAGACGCCTGCGCAGCTGGTCCTCCGGTGGGGCCTCCAGAAGAACACGGTGGTGATCCCCAAGACCTCCAAGGTGGAGAGGCTGCAGGAGAACCTGGAGGTGTTCGACTTCGACATCTCGGACGAGGACATGGAGAAGATGAAGGCCATCGACAAGAACCACCGCACCAACCAGCCTGCCAAGTTCTGGGGCATCGACGTGTATTCTTAG